A stretch of DNA from Rhodococcus sp. NBC_00297:
TACGCCGATCGCGGGTGAGCAGCTTGCCCGGCAGACCGGGACGCAGCGGACCGAGGTCGGTGCCGTGCGGGTTCTTACGAAGTGTCCGCAGAGTGACCCCGCGAGCGCGCAGCAGCAGGAGTTCGACCGTTCGGGCGGGGGACAGCCGAGTGCGCACCTCACGGACCACGGCCGCGGCGTTCACCCGACCCAGGGTCCGCGCACGCGTTCCGCGGCGGCGGACGGCGGCGTAGCGCAGACTCAGATCGCGGAAGATCTCCCAGTCGTGGCGCGCGTCGGCCTCTTTCGGCAGGACGGCCGGATTGAACTTGGCGGTGTTCCGCACCGCGAACGTCGAGAAGATCAGGTCGTAGTGGTCCCGCTCGAGGGCCACCGTGGACGGCAGGATGATGTCGGCGTGGCGTGAGGTCTCGTTGACGTAGATGTCGAAGGACACCATGAAGTCGAGCCCGGCGAACGCGTCGTCGAGTCGGGGGCCGCCCGGCATCGACAGCACCGGGTTGCCCGACGCCACCACCATGGCGCGGACGCGCCCGGGCCCGTCGGTGGTCATCTCGTCCACGAGGGTCGACGCCGGGAGCTCGCCACTGAACTCGGGCAGATCCCGCACCCGGCTGCGCCACTTGTCGAAATGACCGCGGCCGGTGATCTTGTTCGCGATCAGGTCGACGGCCGGATCGGTGAACAGCACGCCGCCGACCCGGTCGAGATTGCCGGTCAGGATGTTCAGGACGTGCACTGCCCACTGGCACACGGTGCCGAACTCCTGGGTGGAGACACCCATCCGGCCGTAGACCGCGGCCGATCCGGCGCTCGCGAGATCGCGTGCCAGCGTGCGGATCACGTCGGCGTCGATACCGGTGAGAGGTGCCACGGCCTCGGGCGTGAACGCCGCCACCGCCTCGGTCACACCCTCGACGCCGTCGACGTACGGGGCGGGGGTAGCGGCGCCGTCGGCCAGGACGACGTGAACGAGCGCCAGCAGCAGATGAGCATCCGTGCCGGGACGGATGAAGTGGTGGGTGTCGGCGACGTCCGCCGTCTCGGTGCGCCTCGGGTCGATCACCACCATGCGCCCGCCCCGTGCGCGCAGTTCCTTCACCCGCTTCCCGAAATCGGGCACCGTCATCATGGATCCGTTCGACGCCATCGGGTTGGCGCCCAGGACGAGGAAGAAGTCGGTGTTGTCGATGTCGGCGATCGGCTGACGGAGCTGATGCCCGTAGAACAACATGTTGGTCAGCTGGTGCGGCAACTGGTCCAGCGACGTGGCGGAGTACCGGTTGCGGGTGCGCAGCATCGACAGGAACGGGATGCCGTGGGTCATGGCGCCGAGACTGTGCACGTTGGGGTTGCCCGCGTAGACACCCACGGCGTCGGCGCCGTGCTCGTCACGGATGGCGGACAGGCGTCGTGCCACGAGGTCCACCGCTTCGTCCCACCCGATCTCGCGCCACCCCGACTCGGTGCGCTGCAGCGGTCGGCGGACACGGTCGGGGTCGTTCAGGATGTCGACGAGCGCGGTCGCCTTGGGGCAGATGTGTCCGCGGGACAACGGATCCTTCTTGTCCCCGCGGACGGACTGCACACCCTCGTCGGTCACCGTGTACTCAAGTCCGCACATGGCCTCGCAGAGGGTGCAGGTGCCGTGGGCGGTGCGGGTGGTTCCAGCCGAGGTCATTCCACGCACGCTAGTCGCGTGTACCCGGACGCATCGAGATTCTGTGACGAGTGTGAATTACAGTCGGGCTCGTGGTCACCGGCAACGCATCCGAGATTCTGTCCTCACTCACCGACTGGCCGGTCCCGGCGGTGTCGGCCGCGGTGATCACCGACGGTCCCGACGTGGCCGCGCGGCACGGTGATCGGGACCGCGTGCAGGAACTGGCCTCGGTCACCAAGCTCCTCGTCGCCTACGCGGCGCTCGTCGCGGTGGAGGAGGGAGCCGTCGAGCTCGACGAGGCGGCGGGACCCGAAGGATCCACCGTCCGACACCTTCTCGCCCACACCTCGGGAGTCGCGTTCGACGACCGACGGCCCACCACGGCGCCGGGGACGAAACGCATCTACTCGAGCGCCGGCTTCGAGATCCTGGCGGAGCACGTGACCGAGCGTTCCGGCATCGAGTTCGAGGAGTACCTGTCCGCCGCCGTGCTCGAACCGTTGGGTATGACCTCGACCGAGCTGCACGGGTCGGCCGGCCACGGAGCCCGCTCCAATCTCTGCGACATGGAGGCGTTCGCGGCAGAACTGCTCGCACCGACGCTCGTCTCCCGCCAGACCGTCGACGAGGCGACGAGCGTGCAGTTCGAGGGACTCGGAGGCATCCTCCCCGGGTACGGGTCGCAGCGACCCAACGACTGGGGTCTGGGCTTCGAGCTCCGTGACCACAAGTCGCCGCACTGGACGGGGGAGACGAACTCGGCGCGCACGTTCGGGCACTTCGGGCAGTCGGGAACGTTCCTCTGGGTGGACCCCGAAGCCCGCGTCTCGTGCGTCGTGCTCGCCGACCGCGCCTTCGGGGACTGGGCCAAGCCGTTGTGGACCGCGTTGGGTGACACGGTGCTCGCGGGCGTGTGACCCGCCGCGACACGCCGCCGGAACCCACCCGACACACCGAACGACTGGTGTAACAGGGGTAACTCGAGGCACACTGGTAGAAGCCGTACATCAGCAGACGCGTCAGGCCGTTGGGGAAGACGTCCCTCGTCGAAGCTGGAGGCAACGGTGAACGCACTGAACCAATTCGCGGACTCGACCACGGGTGTCGTCTACATTCACTCGTCGCCGGCCGCGCTGTGCCCGCATGTCGAATGGGCGCTGTCCGATGCGCTCGACTGCCGAGCAAATCTCAAGTGGACCGCGCAGCCCGCATTCGACGGTCAACTGCGGGCCACCACCAACTGGACCGGCCCCGTGGGCACCGGCGCCCGGTTGGCCAGCGTGCTGCGCTCATGGCAGATGCTGCGTTTCGAGGTCACCGAGGACCCCAGTGAGGGTGTCGACGGTGAACGCTTCGCGCACGTGCCCGGCCTCGGCCTGTGGCACGGCGCCACCAGTGCCAACGGCGACGTCATGGTGGGCGAGCAGCGACTGCGGTCGATCCTGGAACAGGGCCGCGGCGACGTGTACGCACAGTTGGATCACGTTCTCGGTACCGCCTGGGACGCGGAGCTCGAACAGTTCCGTCTCGGTGGAGTCGGTGGAGAGGTCACCTGGCTCGCGAGTTAGTGGGCCTCCGGCCCCCGTGAGCCTTTTGCGCATCCAGGGATGCGCAAAAGGCTCACGGGGCGACGCCACTCAGAGCGGGATGTTCTTGTGGCGACCACGGCGCGCCGGGGCGTCCGCCAGCGCGCGGGTGAGAGTGCTGCGGGTGGCGGCCGGATCGATGATCGCGTCCACGACGCCGATGCCCACGGCCCGCTCGACACCACCGGCGATGGCCTCGTGCTCGGCCGTCAGACGGTCGTGCAGCGCCTCGCGCTCGTGATCGGGCGCCGCTGCCAGTGCCTTCTTGTGCAGGATGCCCACGGCCGCCTTGGCGCCCATGACCGCGACCTCGGACTCCGGCCAGGCGTAGACGGCCGTTGCTCCGAGAGCCCGTGAGTTCATCGCGATGTATGCGCCGCCGTAGATCTTGCGGGTCACCAGTGTCACGCGGGGCACGGTGGCCTCCGCAAACGCGTGCAGCAGTTTGGCGCCGCGGCGGACCACGCCCTCCCACTCCATGCTGACGCCCGGGAGGTATCCCGGGACGTCCACGACGACGACGAGCGGTATGCCGAAGGCATCGCACAGGCGGACGAAGCGGGCGGCCTTCTCGGCGGACTCGGAGTTGAGGCACCCACCGAGGCGGATCGGGTTGTTGGCGATGACACCGACCGAGCGACCGCCGAGGCGGCCGAGCCCGGTGACGATGCTGCGCGCCCAACCACCCTGGAACTCCTCGAAGGACGACTCGCCCTCGACGTTGTCGAGCAGCTCGTTGATGACCGGGTGCACGTCGTACGCGCGGCGGTTCGACGCGGGCAGGAGTGCCTTGAGATCGGTGTCGCCGTGCTGGGCGGCGGCCAGGTCGAACTCGCCCTGCTCACTGAACATCGACACGAGCCGACGTCCCCGTGCGAGGGCGTCGAGTTCGTCGTCGGCGACGATGTGGCAGACACCGGACTTGCGGAAGTGGGTGTCGGGCCCACCGAGCGAGGCCATGTCGACCTGCTCGCCGGTGACGCTGCGCACCACGTCGGGACCGGTCACGAAGACCCGGCCCTCGGGGGCCATGATCACGACGTCGGTGAGCGCGGGGCCGTACGCGGCGCCGCCGGCGGCGAATCCGAGCACGACCGAGATCTGCGGAACGGTGCCCGACGCACGCACCATGGCCTCGAAGACCAGCCCGACGGCGTGCAGAGCCTCGACGCCCTCGGCGAGACGGGCCCCACCGGAGTGCCAGATGCCGACGATGGGCGCTCCGGAGTCCAGGGCCTCGTCGATGGCGGAGACGATGTGCTTGCAGCCGTCGACTCCCATGGCGCCGCCCATGACGGTGGCGTCGGAGCAGTAGGCGATGGTGCGGACTCCGTCGATCTCACCCGAGGCGGCCAGCACACCGGACTTGTCACGGTCGTGCAGCGGGGTGGTCGTACCGGAGTCGAAGAGCTTCTCGAGACGAGCGAGGGGGTCGCGCGGGTCACGCGACGAGGAGTGGCGGGTGTGCGGAGCGAGGACGGTCATCGTGTTCTCCCCTTCATACTGCCGCTCCCGGCAGGGGAGTGGTGGTGCGGGCGAAGATCCGGCGACCGCGGTCGCCGGACCTCCGCCCTCGTGCGCGTACGACTGTCACGCCGTGACGGCTGCGGAGCCGTCAGTGGCGTCCGAAGGCGAGCGCAACATTGTGCCCACCGAATCCGAACGAGTTGTTCAGTGCGTATTCGATCTCGCCGCGACGGGCCTCGCCCGACACGACGTCGAGGTCGATCTCCGGATCCTGGTTGTCCAGGTTCAGCGTGGGCGGAACGATCCCGTCCCGGATGCTGAGCACTGTCAGGATCGACTCCAGGGCGCCGACAGCGCCGATGGAGTGCCCGAGGGCCGACTTCGGTGCGTACACCGATGCGTGGTTGCCCACCGCAGCGTTGATCGCGGTGGCCTCGGCCGTGTCCCCGATGGGAGTGGCCGTGGCGTGGGCGTTGACGTGCGAGATGTCCTGCGCCGTCAGTCCCGCCGTCTCGATGGCCCGGCGCATCGCACGCGCCGCACCGGTTCCGGCCGGATCGGGAGCCACCAGGTGGTACCCGTCCGAGGTGATGCCGGCGCCGAGAAGGCGAGCATGGATCGTCGCGCCGCGAGCCTTGGCGTGCTCCTCGCTCTCGATCACCATGAGCGCACCGGACTCGCCGAAGACGAAGCCGTCACGATCCTTGTCGAACGGCCGCGAGGCCGCCTGCGGATCGTCGTTACGTGTGCTCATGGCACGCATCATCGAGAAGGCCGCGATCGGTACCGCGTCGATGTGTCCCTCGACCCCACCCGTGACCATGATGTCCGCGTCGCCCATGACGATCATCCGCCATGCGTGAGCGATCGCTTCCGATCCCGACGAGCATGCCGACACCGGTGTGATGACACCGGCGCGTGCACCCAGGTCGAGCCCCACGACAGCCGACGGTCCGTTCGGCATGATCATCTGCACGGCGAGCGGGGACACCTTGCGGTACCCGCCCTCGCGCATCTTCTTGTCGGCGTCGAGCAGTGCGTCTCCGCCGCCCAGGCCGGTGCCGATAGAGACGCCGAACCGCTCCGAGTCGACCTCGGGGCTGCCGGCGTTCTTCCACACCTCCTTGCCCAGGACGTATGCCATCTGCTCGACGTAGCTCATGCGTCGTTGCTCGACGCGAGAGAGAAGAGTCGATGGATTGACGGCCAGATGGCCGCCGATGCGAACCGGAAGGTCGAACTCGGTGACGAAATCGTCCTCGAGCACGTCGATGCCGCTCTCCCCGTTCAGCAGTCCCTTCCACGTCGCGTCGACGTCACCGGCGATGGAGGTGGTCACCGCCAGGCTGGTCACGACGACGTTGCGGAAGCCCCCGTTGGCTGTGCTGGGCGTGGTCACGGTCGTGCTCACTCGCCTGCGGAGTCGCTCTGGTTGTCGAGCTTCGCCTTGATGGCCTCGGCGGCCTCGGGGTTCTCGGCTTCGAGCTTCTGGATGTAGTTCACGGCGTCGCCGACGGTGCGGAGGCTGGCGAGATCCTCGTCGGGGATCTTGACGCCGTACTTGTCCTCGGTCTGCACTGCGATCTCGACCATGGAGAGGGAGTCGATGTCCAGGTCGTCGACGAACGACTTCTCGACGGTCACCTCGGACGGCTCGATGCCGGTGACCTCTTCGATGATCTCGGCGAGTCCGGCGATGAGTTCTTCCTGCGTGGCCACGGAGTGGCTCCCTTCGTGTAAGGAACTGTGCACGCGGCGCGACTGTGCGCCGGTGCGGATGCTGTCTCGACGAACGCTCGTTCTCGAGTCGGGCCGGCTACGTACCGGCCCCGCTCACCTCACGACGTGCGGTGAGCGATGCGCATCCCCGGCCCGGTCCGTGACGGACCGGCGGGGTTGCGCGCAGTAACCTAACCGACCGATACCGGGGCGGTGAGGCCGGAGACGTCCTCCGGAGTCTTGAGGGCGACCGTCGGGGTGCCGCGCATCTCGCGCTTGGCGATCCCGACGAGGGTGCCGGCCGGCGGGAGCTCGACGATCGAGGCGACCTCGGCCGCGCGCAGCGTCGCGGTGCACAGATCCCACCGGACGGGCCGGGTGACCTGGCCGGCGAGCTTGGCCAGTGCGTCCGCGCCGGAGGTGACCTCGCGGCCGTCGAGGTTGGAGAGCAGGCGACGCGTCGGATCGGACGGCGTGATGGAGGCAGCTGCGGCGACCACGGCGTCCTGCGCGGGTGCCATGAAGCGCGTGTGGAACGCGCCGGCGACGGGCAGCGGGCGAATGCGTGCCTTCTCGGGCGGGTTCGCGGCGAGCTCGGCGAGGTCGGTGAGGAGACCGGCAGCCACGATCTGGCCGGCGGCGTTCCGGTTGGCGGCCTCGAGGCCGAGCTCGGTCAGACGCTCGAGGACCGCGTCCTCGTCGCCACCGAGCACGGCGGACATGCCGGTCGGAGCCAGTGCGCAGGCCTTGGCCATCTCGGCGCCGCGGATCGCGGCGAGAGCGACGGCGTCGTCGGCGGAGATGACGCCCGCGACGGCGGCTGCGGCGAGTTCACCGACGGAGTGGCCGGCGACGACCATGTTCTCCGGCAGTCCGTGCGTGCGCTCGATCTCCTCGAAGGCGAGGAGCGCAGCGGCCACGACGAGCGGCTGGGTCACGGCGGTGTCGGTGATCTCCTCCGCCGTGGCGGTGGTTCCGAGCCGCGTCAGGTCGAGGCCCGACGCCTGCGACCAGAGGGCGAGACGATCCGCGGCCCCGGGGAGTCCGAGCCACGGCACGAGCATGCCGGGTGTCTGAGAGCCCTGTCCGGGCGAAAGCACTGCAATCACGGAACTAAGAAAACACTGTGAAGGCCGTTTCAGGAGATGTTCTACGCGATGAACCTTGTCGGTCGTATTTGTCAGAACCCTACAAACGCCCTGCAGGATGGGTCGCATCGTTCCTGGCGCAAGATCCGTTACTGTATGAGATTCCCAAATGTTCCGGCTGTGACTGTTGTTATCGGTGATGGGCTTTCGTTATGGGATTGCGACAGGCGACCCACTGTTGCCGCGATTCTCAGGACGTACGCATCACGGGCATTGGTGGGATCCCGACCAGTCACCTCCGCGATTCGCTTGAGCCGATATCGCACAGTATTTGGATGAACAAACAGTGACCTGGCACACGTCTCGACCGCTCCGCCGCAATCGAGATACGCATCGAGCGTGTCCGAGAGTGCCGATCCGGCAGCCTGGAGCGGCTGGACGATGAGCTCGTTGAGCGACGTGACCGCCGCCTGATCGCCCAGCAACGCTCGTTCCGGCAGTAGTTCACCCGCGTGCACCGGCCGCGGTGCTCCCCGCCATCCGACCACCGCCTGCATCCCCGCGAACGCCTCCACGGCACTCGAGTGCGCGGCGCCGAGGGTGCGGGTCGTCGGGCCGATGACCACCGGGGTGTCGGAGAAGTTGCGCATGAGGTCGTCGAGGAAGGCGGCACTGGTCGGGTCGCCGGAGAGATGACCGGAGACCACCATGACCAGACGCGTGCCCTGCACGACGGCGAGCGCGGCGCGATGGTGGCGCTGCGCCACCGTGTGCACGGTCCCGACGACGGAGACGCCCTGATCCGGTGGAGGCGATCCGACGAGCACGGTGGCCGGCGCGGTCGCGTCCCAGTTGAGGGTCGCGGCACGCGAGAGCATGTCCGAGCCGGTGTCGCCGCGGACGACGGCGTCCACCACGAGGGCCTCGAGCCGGGTGTCCCACGCGCCACGCGACTCGGCCGCGCTCGCGTACACCGACGCGGCGGCGAATCCGAGCTCGCGCCCGTAGCGCAGCACTGCTTCCGTGAGCGCGACGAGTTGCTGATCGTTGCGCGCCAGGGCCGGGAGCCACTGCTCGAAGAACTCCATGGCGACCCGCACCATGTCGACGGTCTGCCGCAGAGTCAGGCGCCGCGCCAGATCCTGCGGGATGACCTGGAACGCGTCGAGGCTGAAGCGGATGTCGCTGTCGGGGTTCTGCAACCACTCGAGGAAGTTGACGACGGCCGTCTGCACGAGCATCTGCACACTCGCGCGCTGCGACGCATCGAGGTCGCTCACGAACGGCAGCTGATCCTGCATCTGGGTCAGCGCCTCGGTGGAGAGCCTGCTGGAGAACTGCTTCACCCGTCGCAGCAGTGCATCGGGAAGCGGGACTCGTTGTTGTCTCGCGCGGATCGCGCCACCGGGTCGGTGGGCCTCCGCAGCGGCGCGGCGGAGCTCGCGGCGTTCCCGGACACGCTCCGATTCCCCCTCCGGCGAACCGTCGGGGGAATCGGGAGCGATGTCGGCCATGGCCACGAACTTACGCGGCGTGCCTGGTGCAACTGTCAGGCGACGCCCGGATCGGCCGTGGAGATCGGAGCGGCCAGGACGTCGTCGATCTGGTAGCGCTCGGCTGCCTCGACGGCCTTGTCCTTGTCCACCTCACCCGAGCGGGCGAGCGCGGACAGCACGGCGACGACGATCGACTCCGCGTCGACGTTGAAGTGCCGCCGTGCCGCGGTGCGGGTGTCGGAGAAGCCGAACCCGTCGGTGCCCAGCGTCGTGTAATGGCCGGGAACCCACTGACGGATCTGATCCGGGACAGCACGCATCCAGTCCGACGCGGCGACGAAGGGTCCCTCCGCCTCCTGCAGCTTGCTGGTGACGTACGGGACGCGCGGCTCGTCGCCGGGGTTGCGCAGGGCCTCGGTCTCGGCGTCGACACCGTCGCGGCGGAGTTCGCCCCAGCTGGTCACCGACCAGACGTCCGCGGACACGCCGTAGTCCTCGGCGAGGAGTTCCTGCGCACGCAGCCCGGACGGCATGCCCACACCGGAGACCAGGATCTGCGCCTTCGGGCCGTCGGCCTTGCCCTTCTGGAACAGGTAGATGCCCTTCAGCAGACCCTCGACGTCGAGATTCGCCGGCTCCGCCGGCTGGCGGTACGGCTCGTTGTACAGAGTGATGTAGTAGAAGATGTTCTCTCCACCGAATCCCTCCACACCCTCGGTGCCGCCGTACATCCGGCGCAGACCGTCCTTGATGATGTGCGCGATCTCGAACGAGAACGCCGGGTCGTACGCGACGGCCGCCGGGTTGGTCGCCGCGAGCAACAGCGAGTGTCCGTCGGCGTGCTGCAGGCCCTCACCGGTGAGGGTGGTGCGGCCGGCGGTGGCGCCGAGCACGAAGCCGCGGGCCATCTGGTCGGCAGCGGCCCAGAGGCCGTCGCCGGTCCGCTGGAAACCGAACATCGAGTAGAAGATGTACAGCGGGATCATCGGTTCGCCGTGAGTGGCGTACGACGTCCCGACGGCCGTGAAGGACGACGTCGAGCCGGCCTCGTTGATGCCCTCGTGCAGGATCTGGCCGGTGACGTTCTCCTTGTAGGCGAGCATCAGTTCCGAGTCGACCGAGGTGTAGAGCTGGCCGTTGCGGTTGTAGATCTTGAGCGACGGGAACCACGAGTCCATACCGAAGGTGCGGGCCTCGTCGGGGATGATCGGCACGACGCGATGGCCGATCTCCTTGTCGCGAAGAAGTTCCTTCATGACGCGGACGAGCGCCATGGTCGTCGCGACCTCCTGCTTGCCGGAGCCCTTCATGATCGACTTGTAGGTCGAGTCGGGCGGCATGGGCAGCGGCTTCGCCGACGTGCGACGCTCCGGGACGTATCCGCCCAGGGCCTTGCGGCGATCGAGCATGTACTGGATCTCGGGGGAGTCCTCGCCCGGGTGGTAGTAGGGGGGCAGGTACGGATCCTTCTCGAGCTCCTCGTCGGAGATCGGGATGTGCTGGATGTCGCGGAACGCCTTCAGGTCGTCGAGCGTCAGCTTCTTCATCTGGTGGGTCGCGTTGCGGCCCTCGAAGTGCTTGCCCAGCGTGTAGCCCTTGATGGTGTGCGCCAGGATCACCGTCGGCTGGCCCTTGTGCTCCATCGCGGCGGCGTACGCGGCGTGGACCTTGCGGTAGTCGTGGCCACCGCGCTTGAGATTCCAGATCTCGGCGTC
This window harbors:
- a CDS encoding PucR family transcriptional regulator — its product is MADIAPDSPDGSPEGESERVRERRELRRAAAEAHRPGGAIRARQQRVPLPDALLRRVKQFSSRLSTEALTQMQDQLPFVSDLDASQRASVQMLVQTAVVNFLEWLQNPDSDIRFSLDAFQVIPQDLARRLTLRQTVDMVRVAMEFFEQWLPALARNDQQLVALTEAVLRYGRELGFAAASVYASAAESRGAWDTRLEALVVDAVVRGDTGSDMLSRAATLNWDATAPATVLVGSPPPDQGVSVVGTVHTVAQRHHRAALAVVQGTRLVMVVSGHLSGDPTSAAFLDDLMRNFSDTPVVIGPTTRTLGAAHSSAVEAFAGMQAVVGWRGAPRPVHAGELLPERALLGDQAAVTSLNELIVQPLQAAGSALSDTLDAYLDCGGAVETCARSLFVHPNTVRYRLKRIAEVTGRDPTNARDAYVLRIAATVGRLSQSHNESPSPITTVTAGTFGNLIQ
- a CDS encoding DUF3145 domain-containing protein; this translates as MNALNQFADSTTGVVYIHSSPAALCPHVEWALSDALDCRANLKWTAQPAFDGQLRATTNWTGPVGTGARLASVLRSWQMLRFEVTEDPSEGVDGERFAHVPGLGLWHGATSANGDVMVGEQRLRSILEQGRGDVYAQLDHVLGTAWDAELEQFRLGGVGGEVTWLAS
- a CDS encoding ACP S-malonyltransferase; amino-acid sequence: MIAVLSPGQGSQTPGMLVPWLGLPGAADRLALWSQASGLDLTRLGTTATAEEITDTAVTQPLVVAAALLAFEEIERTHGLPENMVVAGHSVGELAAAAVAGVISADDAVALAAIRGAEMAKACALAPTGMSAVLGGDEDAVLERLTELGLEAANRNAAGQIVAAGLLTDLAELAANPPEKARIRPLPVAGAFHTRFMAPAQDAVVAAAASITPSDPTRRLLSNLDGREVTSGADALAKLAGQVTRPVRWDLCTATLRAAEVASIVELPPAGTLVGIAKREMRGTPTVALKTPEDVSGLTAPVSVG
- the aceE gene encoding pyruvate dehydrogenase (acetyl-transferring), homodimeric type, whose product is MGAVARKASTDGRVRVIREGVASYLPDIDSDETDEWMESFDQLLERSGPQRARYLMLRMLERAGEKRVSIPALTSTDYVNTIPTENEPWFPGDESMERRYRAWIRWNAAIMVHRAQRPGVGVGGHISTYASSAALYEVGFNHFFRGKDHPGGGDHIFIQGHASPGIYARAFLEGRIPAERMDGFRQEYSHADQGGGLPSYPHPRLMQDFWEFPTVSMGLGPMNAIYQARFNHYLADRGIKDTTDQHVWAFLGDGEMDEPESRGLAHVAATEGLDNLTFVVNCNLQRLDGPVRGNGKIIQELESFFRGAGWNVIKVVWGREWDTLLHKDRDGALVNLMNTTPDGDFQTYKANDGSYVRDNFFGRDPRTKELVKDLSDAEIWNLKRGGHDYRKVHAAYAAAMEHKGQPTVILAHTIKGYTLGKHFEGRNATHQMKKLTLDDLKAFRDIQHIPISDEELEKDPYLPPYYHPGEDSPEIQYMLDRRKALGGYVPERRTSAKPLPMPPDSTYKSIMKGSGKQEVATTMALVRVMKELLRDKEIGHRVVPIIPDEARTFGMDSWFPSLKIYNRNGQLYTSVDSELMLAYKENVTGQILHEGINEAGSTSSFTAVGTSYATHGEPMIPLYIFYSMFGFQRTGDGLWAAADQMARGFVLGATAGRTTLTGEGLQHADGHSLLLAATNPAAVAYDPAFSFEIAHIIKDGLRRMYGGTEGVEGFGGENIFYYITLYNEPYRQPAEPANLDVEGLLKGIYLFQKGKADGPKAQILVSGVGMPSGLRAQELLAEDYGVSADVWSVTSWGELRRDGVDAETEALRNPGDEPRVPYVTSKLQEAEGPFVAASDWMRAVPDQIRQWVPGHYTTLGTDGFGFSDTRTAARRHFNVDAESIVVAVLSALARSGEVDKDKAVEAAERYQIDDVLAAPISTADPGVA
- a CDS encoding KasA/KasB family beta-ketoacyl-ACP synthase; translated protein: MTTPSTANGGFRNVVVTSLAVTTSIAGDVDATWKGLLNGESGIDVLEDDFVTEFDLPVRIGGHLAVNPSTLLSRVEQRRMSYVEQMAYVLGKEVWKNAGSPEVDSERFGVSIGTGLGGGDALLDADKKMREGGYRKVSPLAVQMIMPNGPSAVVGLDLGARAGVITPVSACSSGSEAIAHAWRMIVMGDADIMVTGGVEGHIDAVPIAAFSMMRAMSTRNDDPQAASRPFDKDRDGFVFGESGALMVIESEEHAKARGATIHARLLGAGITSDGYHLVAPDPAGTGAARAMRRAIETAGLTAQDISHVNAHATATPIGDTAEATAINAAVGNHASVYAPKSALGHSIGAVGALESILTVLSIRDGIVPPTLNLDNQDPEIDLDVVSGEARRGEIEYALNNSFGFGGHNVALAFGRH
- the acpM gene encoding meromycolate extension acyl carrier protein AcpM — protein: MATQEELIAGLAEIIEEVTGIEPSEVTVEKSFVDDLDIDSLSMVEIAVQTEDKYGVKIPDEDLASLRTVGDAVNYIQKLEAENPEAAEAIKAKLDNQSDSAGE
- a CDS encoding acyl-CoA carboxylase subunit beta: MTVLAPHTRHSSSRDPRDPLARLEKLFDSGTTTPLHDRDKSGVLAASGEIDGVRTIAYCSDATVMGGAMGVDGCKHIVSAIDEALDSGAPIVGIWHSGGARLAEGVEALHAVGLVFEAMVRASGTVPQISVVLGFAAGGAAYGPALTDVVIMAPEGRVFVTGPDVVRSVTGEQVDMASLGGPDTHFRKSGVCHIVADDELDALARGRRLVSMFSEQGEFDLAAAQHGDTDLKALLPASNRRAYDVHPVINELLDNVEGESSFEEFQGGWARSIVTGLGRLGGRSVGVIANNPIRLGGCLNSESAEKAARFVRLCDAFGIPLVVVVDVPGYLPGVSMEWEGVVRRGAKLLHAFAEATVPRVTLVTRKIYGGAYIAMNSRALGATAVYAWPESEVAVMGAKAAVGILHKKALAAAPDHEREALHDRLTAEHEAIAGGVERAVGIGVVDAIIDPAATRSTLTRALADAPARRGRHKNIPL
- a CDS encoding molybdopterin-dependent oxidoreductase, with translation MTSAGTTRTAHGTCTLCEAMCGLEYTVTDEGVQSVRGDKKDPLSRGHICPKATALVDILNDPDRVRRPLQRTESGWREIGWDEAVDLVARRLSAIRDEHGADAVGVYAGNPNVHSLGAMTHGIPFLSMLRTRNRYSATSLDQLPHQLTNMLFYGHQLRQPIADIDNTDFFLVLGANPMASNGSMMTVPDFGKRVKELRARGGRMVVIDPRRTETADVADTHHFIRPGTDAHLLLALVHVVLADGAATPAPYVDGVEGVTEAVAAFTPEAVAPLTGIDADVIRTLARDLASAGSAAVYGRMGVSTQEFGTVCQWAVHVLNILTGNLDRVGGVLFTDPAVDLIANKITGRGHFDKWRSRVRDLPEFSGELPASTLVDEMTTDGPGRVRAMVVASGNPVLSMPGGPRLDDAFAGLDFMVSFDIYVNETSRHADIILPSTVALERDHYDLIFSTFAVRNTAKFNPAVLPKEADARHDWEIFRDLSLRYAAVRRRGTRARTLGRVNAAAVVREVRTRLSPARTVELLLLRARGVTLRTLRKNPHGTDLGPLRPGLPGKLLTRDRRIGLMHDVITPDIDRLRSALLAATTSADGELLLIGRRHVRSNNSWMHNAPRLVKGKPRHGLLAHPADLDRLGIADGDTVEVVSAAGSVRIEVTASDSVMPGVVSIPHGFGHDRDGVRLTVARDVRGPSVNDLTDPDRVEGVAGNAVLNGVPVTLRLVRTDDQDTSSSRVPSTSSERRVGSSTGGQMA
- a CDS encoding serine hydrolase domain-containing protein; the encoded protein is MVTGNASEILSSLTDWPVPAVSAAVITDGPDVAARHGDRDRVQELASVTKLLVAYAALVAVEEGAVELDEAAGPEGSTVRHLLAHTSGVAFDDRRPTTAPGTKRIYSSAGFEILAEHVTERSGIEFEEYLSAAVLEPLGMTSTELHGSAGHGARSNLCDMEAFAAELLAPTLVSRQTVDEATSVQFEGLGGILPGYGSQRPNDWGLGFELRDHKSPHWTGETNSARTFGHFGQSGTFLWVDPEARVSCVVLADRAFGDWAKPLWTALGDTVLAGV